From one Pseudactinotalea sp. HY158 genomic stretch:
- a CDS encoding MFS transporter, giving the protein MSALRQAAPGHSPARARPAGGDPAGAAELPGRSARGGRFGGLLLAAGLLLIGLNLRIGVASVGPVLDDIRASLGLSATAASLLTTIPVIAFGAFAFLTPALTRRFGMHRLLGATMIALAAGIVLRLHPSMSALFAGTVVVGAAIAIGNVVMPAAIKRDFSHRAGLMMGLYSTALFVGAALASGLTVPLLPLAGGVWQAALALWAIPAVAAVLLWIPQLRRSSGRVARARSADGSGGRGGQGAPALRAILRDPVALAVTALMGLQSMSYYAALTWVPSILSSAGMGADEAGWMLSFSAFPGIAASLVTPALARRARPAWLPIVLAVGVSGVAFAGLALAPTAAPYVWMTLLGLGQGAAISLALSYIVWRSPDAHHTGQVSTMAQGFGYLLAGLGPIGLGALRSATGGWTVPIAALGVMLVAQLIAGVAASRPRLVGARGQDATVSADA; this is encoded by the coding sequence ATGTCAGCGTTGCGGCAGGCCGCCCCCGGACACTCGCCTGCTCGGGCTCGACCGGCGGGCGGCGACCCTGCCGGCGCCGCCGAGCTGCCGGGCCGCTCCGCCCGCGGTGGCAGATTCGGCGGGCTGCTGCTCGCCGCCGGCCTGCTGCTGATCGGGCTGAACCTGCGCATCGGGGTGGCCTCGGTGGGGCCGGTGCTCGACGACATCCGGGCGAGCCTGGGCCTGTCGGCCACCGCGGCGAGCCTGCTGACCACGATCCCGGTCATCGCCTTCGGCGCGTTCGCGTTCCTCACCCCGGCCCTGACGCGCCGGTTCGGCATGCACCGGCTGCTCGGGGCGACGATGATCGCGCTCGCGGCCGGGATCGTGCTGCGGCTGCACCCGAGCATGTCGGCGCTGTTCGCCGGAACGGTCGTCGTGGGGGCCGCGATCGCGATCGGGAACGTCGTGATGCCGGCCGCGATCAAGCGCGACTTCTCCCATCGGGCGGGGCTCATGATGGGGCTGTACTCCACGGCGCTGTTCGTCGGCGCCGCGCTGGCCTCGGGCCTGACGGTGCCGTTGCTGCCCCTGGCGGGCGGGGTGTGGCAGGCGGCGCTCGCGCTGTGGGCGATCCCGGCGGTGGCCGCCGTGCTCCTGTGGATCCCGCAGCTGCGTCGCTCATCGGGGCGGGTGGCTCGTGCTCGCTCTGCCGACGGATCCGGCGGGCGGGGTGGGCAGGGTGCTCCCGCGCTCCGGGCGATCCTGCGGGATCCGGTCGCGCTCGCGGTCACGGCGCTCATGGGCCTGCAGAGCATGAGCTATTACGCGGCGCTCACGTGGGTCCCCTCGATCCTCTCGAGCGCGGGCATGGGTGCCGATGAGGCCGGCTGGATGCTGTCGTTCTCGGCGTTCCCCGGGATCGCGGCGTCGCTGGTGACCCCGGCCCTGGCCCGGCGGGCACGTCCCGCCTGGCTGCCGATCGTGCTCGCCGTCGGGGTGAGCGGGGTCGCGTTCGCCGGGCTGGCCCTCGCCCCGACGGCCGCGCCGTACGTGTGGATGACGCTGCTCGGACTGGGGCAGGGCGCGGCGATCAGCCTGGCGTTGAGCTATATCGTGTGGCGCTCGCCGGACGCCCATCACACCGGGCAGGTCTCCACGATGGCGCAGGGTTTCGGGTACCTGCTCGCGGGCCTCGGCCCGATCGGGCTCGGTGCCCTCCGGTCGGCCACCGGTGGCTGGACGGTCCCGATCGCGGCGCTCGGGGTCATGCTCGTGGCGCAGCTGATCGCCGGGGTCGCGGCGAGCCGGCCGCGACTGGTGGGAGCGCGCGGACAGGATGCGACGGTGTCCGCGGACGCCTGA
- a CDS encoding flavodoxin domain-containing protein: MRVLVATASNYGSTREFGAVVGSVLSGHGHEVRTADVAQVTDLDYDAVIVGTAIYIGRPLTAARKFTARLEREAPQLPVWVFASGLKNITGNPLAPPFTHPAARPYLGSRYPIFLGRVDPDVLTDAERALISMTRANLEDRRDFELVSAWADEVASVLGAQTAASLP; this comes from the coding sequence ATGAGAGTCCTCGTTGCCACCGCCTCGAACTACGGTTCGACTCGTGAATTCGGTGCCGTCGTGGGTTCTGTGCTGAGCGGGCACGGACATGAGGTGCGCACCGCCGACGTCGCACAGGTGACCGACCTCGACTACGACGCCGTGATCGTGGGTACGGCGATCTACATCGGCCGCCCGCTCACGGCCGCGCGCAAGTTCACCGCCCGCCTCGAACGGGAGGCACCGCAGCTGCCCGTGTGGGTGTTCGCCTCCGGCCTGAAGAACATCACGGGCAATCCGCTCGCGCCCCCGTTCACCCATCCCGCGGCACGCCCCTACCTGGGCAGTCGCTACCCGATCTTCCTCGGTAGGGTCGACCCGGACGTCCTCACCGACGCGGAGCGGGCGCTCATCTCGATGACGCGCGCGAACCTCGAGGATCGTCGGGATTTCGAATTGGTTTCCGCCTGGGCCGACGAGGTCGCCTCCGTCCTGGGCGCACAGACGGCCGCATCACTCCCCTGA
- a CDS encoding quinone oxidoreductase, translated as MHAIEIDAPGGADTLEFVPVPELEPGPGQIVVHPRGIGVNFYDTYVRGGVYPADFPLRPGSEGAGEVIAVGPGVTGVAHGDRVAWTGSVSGSYAEQVLLGAEAALPVPPGLDLVTAAALPLQGLTAQMLVDGVAHLGGPGTDQHTVFITAGAGGVGQLFIQLARAAGARVLTMVGTEAKAEAARTAGAEDVFVPDGEEPVAALTEWLRGHTGGRGVDVFYDGLGRATFDAAIASTRMRGLVVLFGGASGQVPPFDLQRLNRAGSLFVTRPTVWHYVSDPAELQRRWAEVSEAASRGDLAVTIGATYPLEHARYAHEALEARMTTGKVMLLPA; from the coding sequence ATGCACGCGATCGAGATCGACGCCCCCGGCGGGGCCGACACATTGGAATTCGTCCCCGTTCCCGAACTCGAGCCGGGACCCGGCCAGATCGTGGTGCACCCCCGCGGCATCGGCGTCAACTTCTACGACACCTACGTGCGCGGCGGCGTGTACCCGGCCGACTTCCCGCTGCGGCCCGGGTCGGAGGGCGCCGGTGAGGTGATCGCCGTGGGCCCGGGCGTGACCGGAGTCGCCCACGGGGACCGGGTCGCCTGGACGGGATCGGTCAGCGGGTCCTACGCCGAGCAGGTGCTGCTCGGCGCCGAGGCCGCCCTGCCCGTGCCGCCGGGGCTCGATCTCGTGACGGCCGCGGCGCTGCCGCTGCAGGGCCTCACGGCCCAGATGCTTGTGGACGGCGTCGCTCACCTCGGCGGACCCGGCACCGATCAGCACACGGTCTTCATCACGGCGGGGGCCGGCGGAGTGGGACAGCTGTTCATCCAGCTCGCCCGGGCGGCCGGTGCCCGCGTGCTCACGATGGTCGGCACGGAGGCGAAGGCGGAGGCCGCGCGCACGGCCGGGGCCGAGGACGTGTTCGTGCCCGACGGCGAGGAGCCGGTCGCGGCGCTGACCGAGTGGCTGCGCGGGCACACCGGTGGCCGCGGCGTCGACGTGTTCTACGACGGGCTCGGCCGGGCGACCTTCGACGCCGCGATCGCCTCGACCCGGATGCGCGGCCTCGTCGTGCTCTTCGGGGGCGCGTCGGGGCAGGTTCCCCCGTTCGACCTCCAACGCCTCAACCGGGCCGGCTCACTGTTCGTCACGCGCCCGACCGTGTGGCACTACGTGTCCGACCCGGCCGAGTTGCAGCGCCGCTGGGCCGAGGTGAGCGAGGCCGCCTCCCGCGGCGACCTGGCCGTGACCATCGGGGCGACCTATCCCCTCGAGCACGCGCGCTACGCCCACGAGGCCCTCGAGGCCCGGATGACCACCGGCAAGGTCATGCTCCTGCCGGCGTGA
- the def gene encoding peptide deformylase: MSIRTIVQGDEVDDYPLLPPEAARGTALRVTEVGEGVLHEPCRTITEFDTPELHTLIDDMFATMAVAEGVGLAANQVGVDLRLFVYDLTHAEVRHVGHVLNPVVVIEEEAGTEESEEGCLSVPGPGAELFRGSRATVTGVDVYGEPVTITGEGYFARCLQHETDHLGGRLYIDLISKRERKRVLADMSDLREEVLERRTELAAELGKAAPTYPDAPPAR; this comes from the coding sequence ATGAGTATCCGAACGATCGTCCAGGGTGACGAGGTCGACGACTATCCCCTCCTGCCACCCGAGGCGGCCCGCGGCACGGCGCTGCGCGTGACCGAGGTGGGCGAGGGGGTGCTGCACGAGCCGTGCCGCACGATCACCGAATTCGACACCCCGGAGCTGCACACGCTCATCGACGACATGTTCGCCACGATGGCCGTCGCGGAGGGGGTCGGGCTCGCGGCGAACCAGGTGGGCGTGGACCTGCGGCTGTTCGTCTACGACCTCACCCACGCCGAGGTGCGCCACGTGGGGCACGTGCTCAACCCCGTGGTCGTGATCGAGGAGGAGGCCGGCACGGAGGAGTCCGAGGAGGGATGCCTGTCGGTGCCAGGGCCGGGGGCCGAGCTCTTCCGGGGCTCGCGGGCGACCGTCACGGGCGTGGACGTCTACGGCGAACCGGTGACCATCACCGGCGAGGGATACTTCGCGCGCTGCCTCCAGCACGAGACCGATCATCTCGGCGGCCGGCTCTACATCGACCTCATCTCCAAGCGCGAGCGCAAGCGGGTGCTGGCCGATATGTCCGACCTGCGCGAGGAGGTGCTCGAGCGGCGCACCGAGCTCGCCGCCGAGCTCGGCAAGGCGGCCCCGACCTACCCGGATGCGCCGCCGGCCCGCTAA
- the argC gene encoding N-acetyl-gamma-glutamyl-phosphate reductase, which translates to MTVNVAVAGASGYAGGEILRLLTAHPQVRLGALTAHSNAGEPVRATQPHLLGLADRTFTATTAEHLAGHDVVFLALPHGASAAIAAELETLSPHTLVLDCGADHRLADAGEWTAFYGSEHAGTWPYGLPELIVDGGARQRDRLAGVTRVAVPGCNVTAVTLGIQPGVAAGVVDPTGLVAVLANGYSGAGKSLRTHLLASEGLGSAVPYAVGGVHRHIPEIEQNLRAAGADAGVERVQISFTPTLVPMSRGILATISAPVTAGTTAASLRAAWEEAYAREPFVHLLPDGAWPSTAMTLGANTALMQVALDERAGRAVVVCAIDNLVKGTAGAAVQSMNLALGLAETAGLPIEGVAP; encoded by the coding sequence ATGACTGTAAACGTGGCTGTTGCCGGGGCCAGTGGTTACGCCGGCGGCGAGATCCTGCGGCTGCTCACCGCCCACCCACAGGTGCGGCTCGGGGCACTCACCGCCCATTCCAACGCCGGCGAGCCGGTCCGCGCGACCCAGCCGCATCTGCTCGGCCTCGCGGACCGCACCTTCACGGCCACGACGGCCGAGCACCTCGCCGGTCACGACGTCGTGTTCCTCGCCCTCCCGCACGGCGCCTCCGCCGCGATCGCGGCCGAACTCGAGACCCTCAGCCCACACACCCTCGTGCTCGACTGCGGCGCGGATCACCGCCTCGCCGACGCCGGCGAGTGGACGGCGTTCTACGGCTCCGAGCATGCCGGCACCTGGCCGTACGGCCTGCCCGAGCTGATTGTGGACGGCGGAGCTCGCCAACGCGATCGCCTCGCCGGTGTCACGCGGGTCGCCGTGCCGGGCTGCAACGTGACCGCGGTGACCCTCGGGATCCAGCCGGGCGTGGCCGCCGGGGTCGTCGATCCGACCGGCCTCGTGGCCGTGCTCGCCAACGGCTACTCCGGCGCCGGCAAGAGCCTGCGCACCCACCTGCTCGCGAGCGAGGGCCTCGGCAGCGCCGTGCCCTACGCCGTCGGCGGCGTGCACCGGCACATCCCCGAGATCGAACAGAACCTGCGCGCGGCCGGCGCCGATGCCGGCGTGGAGCGGGTGCAGATCTCCTTCACCCCCACGCTCGTGCCGATGTCGCGGGGGATCCTCGCCACGATCAGCGCGCCCGTCACTGCCGGCACCACCGCCGCCTCGCTGCGGGCGGCCTGGGAGGAGGCCTATGCCCGGGAGCCGTTCGTGCACCTGCTGCCGGACGGCGCCTGGCCCTCGACCGCGATGACCCTGGGCGCCAACACCGCGCTCATGCAGGTCGCCCTCGACGAGCGGGCCGGCCGGGCCGTCGTCGTGTGCGCGATCGACAACCTCGTCAAGGGCACCGCCGGAGCGGCCGTGCAGTCGATGAACCTCGCGCTCGGCCTCGCCGAGACCGCCGGGCTCCCGATCGAGGGGGTCGCGCCGTGA
- the argJ gene encoding bifunctional glutamate N-acetyltransferase/amino-acid acetyltransferase ArgJ → MSITAPRGFRATGVTAGLKPSGKSDLALVVNDGPDSVAAGVFTTNRVVGAPVTWSRARLAESGGTSIRAVVLNSGGANVCTGPRGDADVVATAERVGAALGMPAAGVLVCSTGLIGEHLPMAVLLPGVDAAAAALAPDGGADAAEAILTTDTVAKEAVATGSGYSVGGMAKGAGMLAPAMATMLAVVTTDAVLTPELAHEALAGAVRATFNRVDSDGCMSTSDTVALLASGASGVTPDRGEFTAALTSVCADLSRALVADAEGASHDIAVEVVGAHSTDAAEAVGRAVARSALFKTAIYGNDPNWGRVLAQVGTVPVEVARFEADDLDVSVNGVMVCRGGGAHRPRTEVDLASARDVHVLIDLHAGTDSATIWTNDLTHDYVHENSAYST, encoded by the coding sequence GTGAGCATCACCGCCCCCCGGGGCTTCCGGGCCACCGGCGTCACCGCGGGCCTCAAGCCCTCCGGCAAGTCCGACCTCGCGCTCGTGGTCAACGATGGCCCCGACTCGGTGGCCGCCGGGGTGTTCACCACGAACCGCGTGGTCGGCGCGCCGGTCACCTGGTCCCGCGCCCGCCTCGCGGAGTCCGGCGGCACGTCGATCCGGGCCGTCGTGCTCAATTCCGGCGGCGCGAACGTGTGCACCGGCCCGCGCGGCGACGCGGACGTCGTGGCCACGGCCGAGCGCGTCGGCGCGGCGCTCGGGATGCCCGCCGCCGGGGTGCTCGTCTGCTCGACCGGGCTCATCGGGGAACACCTGCCGATGGCGGTGCTCCTGCCCGGGGTCGACGCCGCCGCGGCCGCGCTCGCCCCCGACGGCGGGGCGGACGCCGCCGAGGCGATCCTCACCACCGACACCGTGGCGAAGGAGGCCGTGGCCACCGGCTCCGGCTACAGCGTGGGCGGGATGGCCAAGGGCGCCGGGATGCTCGCCCCCGCGATGGCCACGATGCTCGCGGTGGTCACCACCGACGCCGTCCTCACCCCCGAACTCGCGCACGAGGCGCTCGCGGGCGCCGTGCGCGCGACCTTCAACCGGGTCGACTCCGACGGCTGCATGTCGACCTCCGACACGGTCGCCCTGCTCGCCTCCGGGGCGAGCGGCGTCACGCCCGACCGGGGCGAGTTCACCGCCGCACTCACCTCCGTGTGCGCCGACCTGTCCCGGGCGCTCGTGGCCGACGCCGAGGGCGCGAGCCACGACATCGCCGTCGAGGTCGTCGGGGCCCATTCGACCGACGCGGCCGAGGCCGTCGGCCGCGCCGTGGCCCGCTCCGCCCTGTTCAAGACCGCGATCTACGGCAACGACCCGAACTGGGGCCGGGTGCTCGCGCAGGTGGGCACCGTGCCCGTCGAGGTCGCCCGCTTCGAGGCCGACGACCTCGACGTGAGCGTCAACGGCGTCATGGTCTGCCGCGGCGGGGGAGCGCACCGGCCGCGGACCGAGGTCGACCTGGCCTCGGCCCGGGACGTACACGTGCTCATCGACCTGCACGCCGGCACCGACTCCGCCACCATCTGGACCAACGACCTCACCCACGACTACGTCCACGAGAACAGCGCCTACTCCACATGA
- the argB gene encoding acetylglutamate kinase has protein sequence MTPSQQGPAADPTDVTDATDVTDVTDTAEIRIARTLRPEQKAGALIEALPWLERFSGKVVVIKFGGNAMVDPELERAFADDIRFFRQAGLLPVVVHGGGPQISSMLGRLDITSEFRGGLRVTTPETMDVVRMVLTGQVQRTLVNRLNVRQGLAVGISGEDAGLFGARRRHATVDGERVDVGLVGDVVRVNPAIVRGLLDSGRIPVVSTIAPDVDHPGDVLNVNADTAAAALAVALGAEKLVVLTDVEGLYGDWPDRSSLIRRMSPDALEALLPRLESGMVPKMEACLRAVRGGVRGAHVVDGRVAHSLLLEIFTTDGVGTMIEPEDGFR, from the coding sequence ATGACCCCTTCCCAGCAGGGCCCCGCCGCGGACCCGACCGACGTGACCGACGCGACCGACGTGACCGACGTGACCGACACGGCTGAGATCCGCATCGCGCGCACCCTTCGACCCGAGCAGAAGGCCGGGGCGCTGATCGAGGCACTGCCGTGGCTCGAACGCTTCTCCGGCAAGGTCGTCGTGATCAAGTTCGGCGGCAACGCGATGGTCGACCCGGAGCTCGAACGCGCCTTCGCCGACGACATCCGCTTCTTCCGGCAGGCGGGCCTCCTGCCCGTCGTGGTGCACGGCGGCGGCCCGCAGATCTCCTCGATGCTCGGCCGGCTCGACATCACGAGCGAGTTCCGGGGCGGGCTGCGGGTGACCACGCCGGAGACGATGGACGTCGTGCGGATGGTGCTCACCGGCCAGGTGCAGCGCACCCTGGTCAACCGTCTCAACGTGCGCCAGGGCCTGGCCGTGGGGATCTCGGGGGAGGACGCCGGGCTCTTCGGCGCCCGCCGCCGCCACGCCACCGTCGACGGCGAGCGCGTGGACGTCGGCCTCGTGGGCGACGTCGTGCGGGTCAACCCCGCGATCGTGCGCGGGCTGCTCGACTCGGGCCGGATCCCCGTGGTCTCCACGATCGCGCCGGACGTCGACCACCCCGGGGACGTGCTCAACGTCAACGCCGACACCGCCGCGGCCGCGCTCGCGGTGGCCCTCGGCGCCGAGAAGCTCGTGGTGCTCACCGACGTCGAGGGGCTCTACGGGGACTGGCCCGACCGCTCCTCCCTCATCCGGCGGATGTCCCCCGATGCGCTCGAGGCGCTGCTCCCGCGGCTCGAATCGGGGATGGTGCCCAAGATGGAGGCGTGCCTGCGGGCCGTGCGGGGCGGGGTCCGCGGTGCCCACGTCGTGGACGGGCGGGTGGCGCACTCGCTGCTGCTGGAAATCTTCACCACCGACGGGGTGGGAACAATGATCGAACCGGAGGATGGCTTCAGATGA